Proteins encoded within one genomic window of Bacillus sp. SM2101:
- a CDS encoding YrrS family protein produces MRGNIEDLYEGPRYERNKKRKRGNLLLNILIGIVILLIVFFGGKLLFSKGSDPVASDSIEQQDNGNATVGITEDDESQETNSTIDETDDNNNIENNENNLEESNEGSIEESNEAVSNEDDNNTSNTNEQIAEDSSPEPVTDLDETTASEDSNIIKTITSDSWQPVGTEQADHVVTVFDEGTTDRVEMEKTISYATGIAKEDYTLWFLGNDGPNKSLATIASNVDASLIYKVYMEWVDNEGWKPTKVEQLKENDSPYYKNTEEESSEESSED; encoded by the coding sequence GTGAGGGGAAATATTGAAGATTTATATGAGGGACCTCGCTACGAAAGGAATAAAAAGCGTAAGAGAGGGAATTTATTATTAAATATTTTAATTGGAATAGTCATTTTGTTAATTGTTTTCTTTGGAGGAAAGCTACTATTTTCCAAAGGTAGTGATCCAGTTGCATCAGATAGTATTGAGCAACAAGATAATGGTAATGCAACTGTTGGAATAACGGAAGATGACGAATCTCAAGAAACTAACTCAACAATTGATGAAACTGATGATAATAATAACATAGAGAATAACGAGAATAATCTTGAAGAGAGCAATGAAGGTAGTATAGAAGAAAGCAACGAAGCCGTTTCTAACGAAGATGACAACAATACTTCTAACACTAACGAACAAATAGCCGAGGATAGTTCACCTGAACCAGTTACAGATTTAGATGAAACAACTGCTAGCGAAGATTCTAACATTATTAAAACAATAACTAGTGATTCATGGCAACCAGTCGGTACGGAGCAAGCAGATCATGTGGTGACCGTTTTTGACGAAGGCACAACAGACCGAGTTGAGATGGAAAAAACGATAAGTTATGCAACAGGAATTGCTAAAGAAGATTATACTTTGTGGTTTTTAGGGAATGACGGTCCCAATAAATCTCTTGCTACAATTGCTTCAAATGTAGACGCTAGCTTAATTTACAAAGTATATATGGAATGGGTAGACAATGAAGGCTGGAAGCCTACTAAAGTAGAGCAATTAAAAGAGAATGATAGTCCATATTACAAAAACACAGAGGAAGAATCGAGCGAGGAGTCCTCAGAAGATTAA
- a CDS encoding peptidase U32 family protein translates to MRIPELLVTPTCVEDIEPLIQAGADAFMIGEQRYGLRLAGEFSRNDIKEVVQIAHAKNRKVYVAMNGIFHNDKIGELPDYISYLNEVGIDAIVFGDPAVLMTVKEIAPNMRLHWNTETTATNWYTCNYWGRKGAERAVLARELNMDAILEMKEHAKVKLEVQVHGMTCMFHSKRSLIGNYFEFQGKSMEVKNDSNNKNLFLHDNERNNKYPIFEDENGTHIMSPNDICIIDELEEMMDAEIESFKIDGVLKSPQYLLEVTKKYRYAMDLCAKDREQYEEQKDLLIEEIEKIQPQNRPLDSGFFFKETVY, encoded by the coding sequence ATGAGGATACCAGAATTATTAGTTACCCCTACTTGTGTGGAAGATATTGAGCCACTTATTCAAGCAGGGGCTGATGCTTTTATGATAGGTGAACAAAGGTATGGTTTAAGATTAGCTGGGGAATTTAGTAGAAATGATATAAAAGAAGTAGTACAAATCGCCCATGCGAAAAATAGAAAAGTATATGTAGCTATGAATGGCATATTTCATAACGACAAAATTGGTGAACTACCAGACTACATTTCTTATTTAAATGAAGTTGGGATAGATGCAATTGTCTTCGGTGATCCTGCTGTGTTAATGACTGTGAAAGAGATCGCACCAAATATGAGGTTGCATTGGAACACGGAAACAACAGCTACTAACTGGTATACATGCAACTATTGGGGAAGAAAAGGTGCTGAACGTGCTGTTCTAGCTAGAGAGTTAAATATGGATGCGATCCTTGAAATGAAGGAACATGCTAAAGTGAAGCTAGAAGTACAAGTCCATGGTATGACATGTATGTTCCATTCAAAACGTTCATTGATTGGTAACTACTTTGAATTCCAAGGTAAGTCAATGGAAGTAAAGAACGATAGCAATAACAAAAATTTATTTCTACACGATAATGAAAGAAACAACAAATATCCAATCTTCGAAGACGAAAATGGAACACATATTATGAGTCCAAATGATATTTGTATAATAGATGAGTTAGAAGAAATGATGGATGCTGAAATAGAAAGCTTTAAAATTGATGGGGTATTAAAATCACCTCAATATTTACTTGAGGTTACAAAAAAATATCGATATGCGATGGATTTATGTGCTAAAGATCGAGAGCAATACGAAGAACAAAAAGACCTGCTTATTGAAGAAATTGAAAAGATACAACCCCAAAATCGTCCGTTAGATAGTGGATTTTTCTTCAAAGAAACAGTTTATTAA
- the mtnN gene encoding 5'-methylthioadenosine/S-adenosylhomocysteine nucleosidase has translation MRIGIIGAMEEEVIILRDNINNEQVSVIAGCEFTEGSLHGVEVVLLKSGIGKVNAAMSTSILLDRFDVDYVINTGSAGGLLESLNVGDVVISTEVRHHDVDVTAFGYEYGQVPQLPPAFLADNNLLNVAEKAAENIENIQIVKGLIATGDSFMSDPSRVAMVRDKFSDLYAVEMEAAAIAQVCYQFEVPFVVIRSLSDIAGKESDISFEQFLPTAALHSANLVMNMVEGLK, from the coding sequence ATGAGAATAGGAATTATAGGTGCCATGGAAGAAGAGGTCATCATCTTAAGAGATAACATTAACAACGAACAAGTAAGTGTTATTGCTGGATGTGAATTCACTGAAGGTTCTTTACATGGAGTTGAAGTTGTATTACTGAAGTCAGGAATTGGCAAAGTAAATGCAGCAATGAGTACGTCAATTCTACTTGATCGCTTTGACGTTGACTATGTCATAAATACTGGCTCAGCTGGAGGACTATTGGAGTCATTAAACGTTGGGGATGTGGTGATCTCAACAGAAGTACGCCATCATGATGTAGATGTAACAGCTTTTGGTTATGAATATGGACAAGTTCCACAATTACCACCAGCTTTTCTAGCAGATAATAATCTTCTGAACGTAGCGGAAAAAGCAGCAGAGAACATTGAAAATATTCAAATCGTGAAAGGACTTATTGCTACTGGTGATTCTTTTATGAGTGACCCTAGCCGAGTAGCAATGGTACGAGATAAATTTTCCGATTTGTATGCAGTTGAGATGGAAGCGGCAGCGATTGCTCAAGTTTGTTACCAATTTGAGGTTCCTTTTGTAGTAATACGTTCTCTCTCAGACATAGCTGGTAAAGAATCAGATATCTCTTTCGAACAATTTTTACCAACAGCTGCTTTACATTCAGCCAATTTAGTTATGAATATGGTAGAAGGGCTTAAATAA
- a CDS encoding YrzI family small protein, translating to MKFNILSITITINKRTYSIEKAYREEQVKKMIDEEREKSFRAYPII from the coding sequence ATGAAATTCAATATTTTGTCTATCACAATTACAATTAATAAACGAACGTATTCAATTGAAAAAGCTTATCGAGAAGAGCAAGTAAAAAAAATGATTGATGAAGAAAGAGAAAAGTCGTTTAGAGCTTACCCAATCATATAA
- a CDS encoding NapC/NirT family cytochrome c → MVKKLKALDKKVVILIGLFLGVVVAVASAETMHYTDSAEFCSTCHPMDSAYSSFADSTHANIACNKCHAPTDSLGRKILFKAKAGTHDIYMNTFGADKIPDVIHAKTATIDVIQENCKSCHEGTLNNLSHDAKENCTDCHRQIPHGNGNFKTDEWFKPADYDINNRNESFEKG, encoded by the coding sequence ATGGTGAAAAAGCTTAAAGCGCTGGATAAAAAAGTCGTTATTTTAATTGGGCTATTTTTAGGAGTTGTTGTGGCAGTAGCAAGTGCTGAGACAATGCATTATACAGATAGTGCAGAATTTTGTTCGACTTGTCACCCTATGGATTCAGCCTATAGTAGCTTTGCAGACTCTACACATGCAAATATCGCCTGTAATAAGTGTCATGCTCCAACTGATAGCCTTGGAAGGAAAATACTATTTAAAGCGAAAGCTGGAACGCATGATATTTACATGAATACATTTGGGGCAGATAAGATTCCTGATGTTATTCATGCGAAAACAGCCACCATTGACGTTATTCAAGAAAACTGTAAAAGCTGTCACGAAGGAACACTAAATAATTTATCACATGATGCAAAAGAAAATTGCACGGATTGTCATAGGCAAATCCCTCATGGTAATGGCAACTTTAAGACAGATGAATGGTTTAAACCTGCGGATTATGACATTAATAATCGAAACGAATCTTTTGAGAAAGGGTGA
- a CDS encoding YrhC family protein: MDEKQLRNLKFKIVDFTRIAFVLIAISVFLYLGVVINQHVQEATNVNLLMAMTYIFLFVAYLLFNMVIKYKKIVSDLE; this comes from the coding sequence ATGGATGAGAAGCAATTACGTAATTTGAAATTTAAAATTGTCGACTTTACAAGAATTGCATTTGTTTTAATTGCAATTAGTGTCTTTTTATATTTAGGTGTTGTTATTAATCAACATGTTCAGGAAGCGACTAATGTCAACTTATTAATGGCAATGACATATATTTTTTTATTTGTAGCGTATCTCTTATTTAACATGGTAATTAAGTATAAAAAAATAGTAAGTGATCTAGAATAA
- the greA gene encoding transcription elongation factor GreA produces MAAEKIFPMTAAGKEKLEQELEYLKSVRRKEVVERIKIARSFGDLSENSEYDSAKEEQAFVEGRITTIENMIRNAKIIEEDSSNSNMVSIGKSVTFVELPDGEEETYTIVGSAEADPFEGKISNDSPIAKSLIGKQIGEEVQVQTPGGEMLVKIVSVQ; encoded by the coding sequence ATGGCAGCTGAAAAAATATTTCCAATGACAGCAGCAGGTAAGGAAAAATTAGAGCAGGAATTAGAATATTTAAAATCAGTACGTCGTAAAGAGGTAGTTGAACGTATAAAAATTGCACGTAGTTTTGGTGACCTTTCTGAGAATTCAGAGTATGATTCTGCAAAGGAAGAACAAGCATTTGTTGAAGGTAGAATTACAACAATTGAAAATATGATTAGAAATGCCAAAATTATTGAAGAAGACTCCAGTAATTCAAATATGGTTTCTATCGGAAAATCCGTTACGTTTGTTGAACTACCGGATGGTGAAGAAGAAACATATACGATCGTAGGTAGTGCTGAAGCTGATCCATTTGAAGGGAAAATCTCAAATGACTCACCTATTGCAAAAAGTCTAATTGGTAAGCAAATAGGTGAAGAAGTACAAGTTCAAACGCCTGGTGGAGAAATGTTAGTGAAAATAGTATCCGTCCAATAG
- a CDS encoding bifunctional cystathionine gamma-lyase/homocysteine desulfhydrase yields MKPKTKLIHGGIPNDQQTGAVSIPIYQVSTYKQDGIGEHKGFEYSRTGNPTRHALEELIKDLEEGTAGFAFSSGMAAITAVMMLFNSGDHVILTDDVYGGTYRVMTKVLNKLGIESTFIDTSNLSNIETAIRSNTKAIYIETPTNPLLKITDIRGASKVAKEHNLLTIVDNTFSTPYWQTPLNLGADIVLHSATKYIGGHSDVVAGLVVVNSNQLAEDLHFVQNSTGGILGPQDSWLLIRGIKTLGIRMEEHEGNTKQIIEFLQNHPGVEKIYYPGLSSHPNHNIAKKQVRGYGGMISFDVGSEEKAEQLLKQVKYFTLAESLGAVESLISVPAKMTHASIPKERREELGITDGLVRISVGLEDVEDLIADLANALKG; encoded by the coding sequence ATGAAACCAAAGACAAAATTAATCCATGGTGGCATTCCGAATGATCAACAAACAGGTGCTGTCTCTATTCCCATTTATCAAGTAAGCACATATAAGCAAGATGGGATAGGTGAGCATAAAGGATTTGAATACTCACGAACAGGTAATCCAACAAGACATGCTTTAGAGGAGCTCATTAAAGACCTTGAAGAAGGAACAGCAGGGTTTGCATTTAGCTCTGGAATGGCAGCAATTACAGCAGTGATGATGTTATTTAACAGCGGCGATCATGTCATTTTAACTGATGATGTATATGGTGGAACTTACCGTGTAATGACGAAAGTTTTAAACAAGCTAGGAATAGAATCAACTTTTATTGATACGAGTAATTTGTCAAATATCGAGACAGCAATCCGTTCAAATACGAAAGCAATATATATTGAAACACCTACAAATCCGTTGCTAAAAATTACTGATATTAGAGGAGCTTCTAAAGTCGCAAAGGAACATAACTTGTTAACAATCGTAGATAACACGTTCAGTACACCATATTGGCAAACACCTTTAAATCTTGGAGCAGATATCGTATTGCACAGTGCAACAAAATATATTGGTGGTCACAGCGATGTCGTTGCTGGTCTCGTTGTAGTCAATTCCAATCAATTAGCGGAAGACCTACATTTTGTTCAAAATTCTACAGGTGGCATATTAGGCCCTCAGGATTCATGGTTATTAATAAGAGGAATCAAAACGTTAGGAATACGAATGGAAGAGCACGAAGGAAATACTAAACAAATTATTGAATTTTTACAAAATCACCCAGGTGTAGAAAAGATATATTACCCTGGATTAAGTAGTCATCCGAATCATAATATAGCAAAAAAACAAGTTAGAGGCTATGGTGGTATGATTTCATTTGATGTTGGTAGTGAAGAAAAAGCAGAACAACTACTTAAGCAAGTTAAGTATTTTACATTGGCGGAAAGCCTTGGCGCAGTTGAAAGTTTAATTTCAGTTCCTGCAAAAATGACACATGCTTCGATACCAAAAGAACGTCGTGAAGAGCTAGGTATAACAGATGGTCTTGTCCGCATTTCAGTAGGACTTGAAGATGTGGAAGATTTAATCGCAGACTTAGCTAATGCACTTAAAGGATAA
- the udk gene encoding uridine kinase has product MGKKPVVIGVAGGSGSGKTSVTKAIYEHLKEHSILILEQDYYYKDQIHLSIEERRKTNYDHPLAFDNDLLIDHIESLLAFESIKKPVYDFTIDTRSEEVIPVEPKDVIILEGMLVLEDERLRNYMDIKLYVDTDADIRITRRILRDIKERGRTVDSVIDQYVSVVRPMHNQFIEPSKRYADIIIPEGGRNHVAIDLMVTKIQTILEQKSIL; this is encoded by the coding sequence ATGGGGAAGAAACCGGTAGTAATAGGTGTAGCTGGAGGTTCTGGCTCTGGTAAAACAAGTGTTACTAAAGCAATTTACGAGCATTTGAAAGAGCATTCGATTTTAATCCTTGAGCAAGACTACTATTACAAAGATCAAATTCATTTATCTATAGAAGAACGACGTAAAACAAATTATGATCATCCGTTAGCATTTGACAATGATTTATTAATTGATCATATAGAATCGCTGCTTGCATTTGAAAGCATTAAGAAGCCAGTATATGATTTTACGATTGATACAAGATCAGAAGAGGTTATCCCTGTTGAACCAAAAGATGTCATTATTCTTGAAGGCATGTTAGTTTTAGAAGATGAACGCTTAAGGAATTATATGGATATTAAGCTATATGTAGATACTGATGCAGATATAAGGATTACCCGTCGTATATTGAGGGATATTAAGGAGAGAGGACGAACTGTAGATTCAGTCATTGATCAATATGTGTCTGTAGTACGCCCTATGCACAATCAATTTATTGAACCATCGAAACGTTATGCTGACATTATCATCCCTGAAGGGGGACGCAATCATGTTGCGATTGACCTAATGGTAACAAAAATTCAAACAATTCTTGAACAAAAGTCTATTTTGTAA
- a CDS encoding penicillin-binding transpeptidase domain-containing protein, giving the protein MDVRKRTINLSVGVIIFIIVLIIRLIQIQLIQTEEFSKHNINLLEASVSQRTQQVVIDQGRGKFVDKNNEPLTYVNQPSLILFPFLKNMDWPVEQVARLINVSPEKLNVAVKTANEPIVFEEGKAFTLTDTQMTEINDLKIPGVFAVNRQNEMPDKIAEHLIGLVREYEHAPVNSEEVNGTKSINLKGGISGLQQQFNEFVLPEAESKLLYHVDGKNGPLFGLEVKYTEPANPFYPVTIKTTIDKEIQIAAEKIVNKHQLNDGGLVLIDIATNDVVAMVSVPSINHSDPYVDDALENRMLTVQTPGSVFKPVIAAAAIEHNLLQSNRIFDCDLDMYGEGKSQYLSGMLNFEESFANSCNYTFSVLAQELMELNSQSIEEYATKLGLINPVIWNGDVFHFEEFNQLPYVGTGTIWVEESDKTSPKAIAQTANGQKNVKVTPLAIANMMATIARGGKELQVRVVSDILYKNETTLYSFPIQTVKDNQPLSPYTILKLQQLLRTVVLEGTGRAFQGNSYEVAGKSGTAQLGIKNDDGEELHNKWFAGYFPVQNPKYALVVVDLKQQENNAVTNDVFYEIIETIYEIEQGSS; this is encoded by the coding sequence ATGGATGTTAGAAAAAGAACAATAAATTTATCCGTTGGTGTAATTATTTTTATCATAGTCCTGATCATTAGACTTATACAAATCCAGCTTATTCAAACAGAAGAGTTTTCAAAGCACAATATCAATTTATTAGAAGCAAGTGTTTCACAACGCACTCAGCAGGTTGTAATTGACCAAGGACGTGGGAAGTTTGTTGATAAAAATAATGAACCACTAACATATGTTAATCAACCTAGTTTAATTTTATTTCCATTTCTTAAGAATATGGACTGGCCAGTCGAACAAGTTGCCCGTTTAATAAATGTGTCTCCAGAAAAGCTAAATGTGGCAGTAAAAACTGCAAACGAACCTATTGTATTTGAAGAGGGGAAGGCTTTTACCTTAACAGATACTCAAATGACAGAGATAAATGATTTGAAGATTCCAGGTGTTTTTGCTGTGAACCGGCAGAATGAAATGCCAGACAAAATTGCAGAACATTTAATTGGCTTAGTACGTGAATATGAGCATGCACCAGTAAATAGTGAAGAAGTCAACGGAACAAAATCGATTAATCTAAAAGGTGGTATTTCTGGTCTACAACAACAGTTTAATGAATTTGTCTTGCCTGAAGCAGAATCTAAGCTCCTGTATCATGTAGATGGAAAAAATGGACCGTTGTTTGGCTTAGAAGTAAAATATACTGAGCCAGCAAATCCTTTTTACCCTGTAACTATCAAAACGACGATTGACAAAGAAATTCAAATTGCAGCCGAAAAAATTGTGAACAAACACCAACTTAATGATGGTGGCCTCGTGTTAATTGACATAGCTACAAATGATGTGGTTGCAATGGTAAGCGTACCATCAATTAACCATTCAGACCCGTACGTGGATGATGCACTAGAAAATAGAATGTTAACAGTGCAAACCCCAGGTTCTGTGTTTAAACCAGTTATTGCTGCTGCAGCGATTGAACACAATTTATTGCAATCGAATCGCATATTTGATTGTGACTTGGATATGTATGGAGAGGGGAAATCACAGTATCTTTCTGGTATGTTAAACTTTGAAGAAAGCTTTGCTAATAGTTGTAATTATACATTTTCAGTATTAGCACAAGAGCTTATGGAATTAAACTCGCAAAGTATTGAAGAATATGCTACTAAACTGGGCTTAATAAATCCTGTAATTTGGAATGGCGATGTATTTCATTTTGAAGAATTTAACCAACTGCCATACGTAGGGACTGGAACGATTTGGGTTGAAGAATCTGATAAGACATCTCCGAAAGCTATTGCACAAACTGCAAATGGACAAAAAAATGTTAAAGTTACACCATTGGCTATTGCCAATATGATGGCTACAATCGCAAGAGGTGGTAAAGAGCTGCAAGTAAGAGTAGTCAGTGATATACTATATAAAAATGAAACAACACTATATTCATTTCCTATACAAACAGTTAAAGACAATCAACCCCTTTCACCCTATACAATTTTAAAATTACAGCAACTTCTTCGTACAGTTGTCTTGGAGGGAACAGGAAGGGCATTTCAAGGGAATTCATATGAGGTTGCTGGTAAATCAGGAACAGCTCAACTAGGTATTAAGAATGATGATGGTGAGGAATTACATAATAAATGGTTTGCGGGATATTTTCCTGTGCAAAATCCTAAATATGCACTTGTTGTAGTTGATTTAAAACAACAAGAAAACAATGCTGTGACAAATGATGTCTTCTATGAAATAATTGAAACAATATATGAAATTGAACAAGGTAGCTCATAG
- a CDS encoding YrzA family protein: MDFSLDILKDKVEFFEAQDLTTLEKKVNEQIEVNKAILLEVHHISHQMQFDQDGRRYFSAVVHFKRSN; encoded by the coding sequence ATGGATTTTTCTTTAGATATACTCAAAGATAAGGTTGAATTTTTTGAAGCGCAAGATTTAACAACATTAGAAAAAAAAGTTAATGAACAAATCGAAGTGAATAAAGCTATATTATTAGAGGTTCATCATATTTCTCATCAAATGCAGTTTGATCAAGACGGTAGAAGATATTTTAGTGCTGTTGTTCACTTTAAACGCAGCAATTAG
- a CDS encoding cysteine synthase family protein: MRVVHSVHDLIGNTPMIELTQFPLPKQVKLYAKLEYYNPGGSIKDRLGKELIEEALQSGAIKPGGTIIEPTAGNTGIGLALAALRHKLKVIVCMPEKFSIEKQLLMKALGAEIIHTPTSEGMRGAISKAQQLLNEIPNSYCPQQFNNPANPMTYYKTLGPEMWSQLDGDIDMFIAGAGTGGTFMGTAKYLKEQNNLLQTVIVEPEGSILNGGDIGPHKTEGIGMEFLPDYMDTKYFDQIHTISDNNAFMRVEELARKEGLLVGSSSGAALHAALIEASRAKKKMNIVTIFPDSSERYLSKQIYGGSI; this comes from the coding sequence ATGCGTGTTGTTCACAGCGTACATGACTTAATTGGTAATACCCCAATGATTGAGCTAACGCAATTTCCTTTACCAAAACAAGTAAAGCTTTATGCAAAACTTGAATATTACAATCCTGGTGGCAGTATTAAAGATCGGTTAGGTAAAGAGCTCATTGAAGAAGCTCTCCAGTCTGGTGCAATTAAACCTGGCGGTACGATCATTGAACCTACTGCAGGAAATACAGGCATCGGATTAGCATTAGCAGCACTAAGACATAAGCTGAAAGTAATTGTATGTATGCCTGAAAAATTTAGTATAGAAAAACAATTGCTAATGAAAGCGCTAGGTGCTGAAATTATACACACACCAACGAGTGAAGGTATGAGGGGAGCAATTTCAAAAGCTCAACAACTACTTAATGAGATTCCAAACTCGTACTGTCCTCAGCAATTTAACAACCCGGCAAATCCAATGACCTATTATAAAACCTTAGGACCTGAAATGTGGAGCCAACTAGATGGTGATATTGATATGTTTATTGCAGGAGCAGGAACGGGTGGAACATTTATGGGAACTGCGAAATATTTAAAAGAACAAAATAATTTGTTACAAACAGTCATCGTTGAACCCGAAGGATCTATTTTAAATGGTGGTGATATAGGCCCCCACAAGACAGAAGGAATCGGTATGGAATTTCTTCCAGATTATATGGATACAAAATATTTTGATCAAATTCATACAATATCTGATAATAATGCCTTTATGAGAGTAGAAGAACTAGCAAGAAAAGAAGGGCTTTTAGTTGGTAGTTCTTCAGGGGCAGCACTCCATGCAGCTCTTATTGAAGCAAGTCGGGCTAAGAAAAAAATGAACATCGTAACTATTTTTCCAGACAGTAGCGAACGTTATTTAAGTAAACAGATTTATGGAGGTTCGATATAA
- a CDS encoding O-methyltransferase: protein MDVELVNTYLESLVRERQPLIHEMEQYANEHHVPIMELVGIEAILQILRIVQPKKILEIGTAIGYSAIRMALTLPHAEIVTVERHKQRYDTAREFVKKSGCSKQIDILFGNALELEEQVKHRGPFDFLFIDAAKGQYKRFFELYSPMLSQNAIIITDNVLYKGFVASKIDTENKRTNQLISKIRNYNEWLMKNPLYDTTILPVGDGMAISKRRGD from the coding sequence GTGGATGTCGAGCTAGTGAATACCTATTTAGAGAGTCTCGTAAGAGAGAGACAGCCTCTAATACACGAAATGGAGCAGTATGCAAACGAGCATCATGTACCGATAATGGAGCTCGTTGGAATAGAAGCAATACTACAAATATTACGTATTGTGCAACCTAAAAAAATTTTGGAAATTGGAACGGCGATTGGCTATTCTGCTATAAGGATGGCATTAACTTTGCCACATGCAGAAATTGTAACAGTTGAACGTCACAAACAACGATATGATACTGCACGTGAATTCGTAAAAAAGAGTGGATGTTCAAAGCAAATAGATATTTTATTTGGCAATGCCCTTGAACTTGAAGAACAAGTGAAGCATAGAGGTCCATTTGATTTTTTATTTATAGATGCAGCAAAAGGGCAATATAAACGATTTTTTGAATTGTATAGCCCTATGCTCTCACAAAATGCAATAATCATTACTGATAATGTTTTATATAAAGGTTTTGTAGCTTCCAAAATAGATACAGAAAATAAACGTACTAATCAACTTATTAGCAAAATAAGAAATTATAACGAGTGGTTAATGAAGAACCCTTTATATGATACAACTATTTTACCAGTAGGAGATGGCATGGCAATTAGTAAGCGAAGAGGTGACTAA
- a CDS encoding U32 family peptidase produces MVALKDGISAMINGQRVITKKPELLAPAGNLEKLKIAVQYGADAVYIGGQEYGLRSNADNFSHEEMAEGVKFANNYDAKIYVTTNIYAHNENIDGLEEYLQGLQSAGVTGIIVADPLIIETCRLVAPKLEVHLSTQQSLSNWKAVQFWKEEGLERVVLGRETSAEEIREIKEKTDIEIETFIHGAMCISYSGRCTLSNHMTARDSNRGGCCQSCRWDYDLYSLNSNDDEVALFEETDAPFAMSPKDLKLVESIPKMIDLGIDSLKIEGRMKSIHYVATVVSVYRKIIDAYCADPDHFTIKQEWLEELDKCANRETAPAFFEGVPGYKEQMYGNHSKKTAFDFAGLVLDYNKESKIVTLQQRNHFKPGEEVEFFGPEIENFTQKIEEIWDEDGNVLDAARHPLQIIKFKVDKDVFPNNMMRKEN; encoded by the coding sequence ATGGTTGCATTAAAAGATGGAATTTCTGCTATGATTAATGGCCAAAGAGTTATTACTAAAAAGCCTGAATTACTAGCCCCAGCAGGTAATTTAGAAAAGTTAAAAATAGCTGTCCAGTACGGAGCAGATGCAGTGTATATTGGAGGTCAAGAATATGGCTTACGTTCCAATGCTGATAATTTCTCCCATGAAGAAATGGCAGAAGGGGTTAAGTTCGCCAATAATTATGATGCTAAAATATATGTAACTACAAATATTTATGCTCACAATGAAAATATTGATGGTTTAGAAGAATATTTACAAGGGCTTCAAAGTGCTGGTGTAACAGGAATTATTGTTGCAGATCCGTTGATTATCGAAACATGTCGACTAGTTGCTCCTAAGTTAGAGGTCCATTTAAGTACACAACAATCACTTTCAAACTGGAAGGCAGTTCAATTTTGGAAAGAAGAAGGACTGGAGCGTGTTGTATTAGGTCGTGAAACGAGTGCGGAAGAGATAAGAGAAATTAAGGAAAAGACTGATATTGAAATTGAGACATTTATCCATGGGGCAATGTGTATTTCCTATTCAGGGCGCTGTACGTTAAGTAATCATATGACTGCACGTGATTCTAACCGTGGAGGTTGTTGCCAATCTTGTAGATGGGATTATGACTTGTATAGCCTTAACTCAAACGATGATGAAGTGGCATTGTTTGAGGAAACTGATGCACCATTTGCAATGAGTCCGAAAGATTTAAAGTTAGTTGAATCGATTCCAAAAATGATTGACTTAGGTATTGACAGTTTAAAGATTGAAGGTCGTATGAAGTCCATTCATTATGTAGCTACTGTAGTAAGCGTGTATCGAAAAATTATTGACGCTTATTGTGCTGATCCAGATCATTTTACTATTAAACAAGAATGGCTAGAGGAACTTGATAAATGTGCAAATCGTGAAACGGCTCCAGCATTTTTTGAGGGTGTACCGGGGTATAAAGAACAAATGTATGGAAATCATAGCAAGAAAACAGCATTTGATTTTGCTGGATTAGTATTGGACTACAATAAAGAATCCAAAATAGTTACTTTACAGCAACGTAATCATTTTAAGCCAGGAGAAGAAGTCGAATTTTTTGGACCAGAAATTGAAAATTTCACTCAAAAAATCGAAGAAATTTGGGATGAGGATGGGAACGTTCTGGATGCAGCAAGACATCCATTACAAATCATTAAATTTAAAGTGGACAAGGATGTCTTCCCGAACAACATGATGCGAAAGGAGAACTAA